A single Crateriforma conspicua DNA region contains:
- a CDS encoding sialidase family protein: protein MNRRCLATFVAFAAHFLAVTCQAHVPHDIIYSLDVSPTFHNDGLVFASSTQFGEAHLMSSTFGETFSESHAGMQQTLVTGHTFSPNFSTDGIVYMVTHQGYYKSVDRGRNWEKQKDFADEQVLSICFANDETSIYVLTRNGLHRIGSDGLQSVDGYPHQDDVAPSDVTFGKLQRVGNRLFVHQVFYETPKRKNGMDLVDYRTGTVHVLDTDRGEWDSVGDLFASKVITDFDVSADGHTALIALKDGTVQRSVDQCQTWTQIFSRKDDFVCKLKMSPDFSDDQTIACGTAKGFVFLSQNGGDDWTVRSNGLSRWVHHVNILINQIAFSPNYRNDKTIFLGKTTGVYKTTDSGKFWRHINVWNPKWGYFVYPAPGEPSRDVFAATYNGGIYRSHDNGMTWNSANIGITSAFANGMELSPNYEVDKTIFVLDIATGLYRSADAGRSWSHVVQADTAKVIGKPVLYRKMGVSPDFADDGLIFLFSVPRRILGVPEKHVWRFNDKTKELSQLSIGKSNNYINRFAFTPQGSKQKLVFAATAQGIFRSEDAGESWTQVSPIGSQKLFVSPDFDEDGLVYSMDAGGRLHRSIDEGQTFEPTKLGLDGKYIDNLTFSPRYADDQTLFASTFGEGVFRSQDAGRSWSHFGLRGKWLYSGPAFSSGDGDDSVFFAPTVDGIYRSTDDGRSWSNVLRTIQRLPKVPLLTLRDPNGKEIPLTFGTPEEMKRYDAYDAEVGDVIFARTPNLFQKIKSPHAYLASYYKFRANPGYAVEIHFYGTGVEYKCVQSADLGIVDIELDGKPQGQFDLYSERDRFDVTGYERQNLKQDYHVLRIVATGEKNQESSGTAMTFNAANITND, encoded by the coding sequence ATGAATCGACGTTGCCTCGCGACTTTTGTGGCCTTTGCTGCCCACTTTCTTGCAGTGACCTGCCAGGCACACGTGCCGCATGACATCATTTATTCGCTAGACGTCAGCCCCACGTTCCACAACGACGGGTTGGTTTTCGCCTCATCGACGCAATTCGGTGAAGCACATTTGATGTCGTCCACTTTCGGCGAAACGTTTTCAGAATCCCACGCGGGGATGCAGCAGACGCTGGTCACTGGCCACACGTTCTCACCAAATTTCTCGACGGATGGCATCGTCTACATGGTGACTCACCAAGGCTACTACAAGTCCGTCGATCGCGGTCGAAACTGGGAAAAACAGAAGGACTTCGCTGACGAACAAGTCTTGTCGATCTGCTTTGCAAACGACGAAACTAGCATCTACGTGCTGACACGAAACGGGTTGCACCGAATCGGGTCGGACGGCTTGCAGTCGGTGGACGGTTATCCGCACCAAGACGACGTTGCCCCATCGGACGTCACCTTTGGAAAACTGCAGCGTGTCGGAAATCGATTGTTCGTCCACCAGGTGTTCTACGAGACGCCCAAACGAAAGAACGGGATGGATCTAGTCGACTACCGGACGGGAACGGTCCACGTGTTGGACACGGATCGCGGCGAATGGGATTCAGTGGGGGATCTTTTCGCGTCGAAAGTGATCACCGATTTTGATGTGTCCGCAGACGGTCATACCGCGCTGATTGCGTTGAAGGACGGAACGGTCCAGCGCTCGGTCGACCAATGCCAGACGTGGACCCAAATCTTTTCGCGCAAAGATGATTTCGTCTGCAAGCTGAAAATGTCGCCTGATTTTAGCGACGACCAAACCATCGCGTGTGGAACGGCGAAAGGATTCGTCTTCCTTTCACAGAACGGTGGCGACGATTGGACGGTGCGTTCCAACGGGCTGAGTCGTTGGGTTCATCATGTGAACATCCTGATCAATCAGATCGCTTTTTCGCCAAACTACCGAAATGACAAGACGATCTTTCTGGGCAAGACGACTGGGGTGTACAAGACGACGGACAGCGGAAAGTTTTGGCGGCACATCAACGTTTGGAACCCGAAGTGGGGATACTTCGTCTATCCCGCGCCGGGCGAACCGTCACGTGACGTCTTTGCTGCGACATACAACGGCGGGATCTATCGCTCGCACGATAACGGAATGACGTGGAACAGCGCCAATATCGGCATCACATCCGCTTTCGCCAACGGCATGGAACTGTCGCCGAACTACGAAGTCGACAAGACGATCTTTGTCCTGGACATCGCCACCGGGCTCTATCGGTCCGCGGATGCTGGCCGGTCATGGTCGCACGTCGTGCAGGCCGATACGGCCAAAGTGATTGGCAAGCCGGTGCTGTATCGCAAAATGGGCGTTTCACCCGATTTTGCCGACGATGGGCTGATCTTTCTTTTCTCAGTACCGCGACGGATTCTAGGTGTACCGGAAAAGCACGTTTGGAGATTCAACGACAAGACCAAAGAACTTTCGCAGCTTTCGATCGGGAAAAGCAACAATTACATCAATCGATTTGCGTTCACACCGCAGGGATCAAAACAAAAGCTGGTTTTCGCTGCCACGGCACAGGGCATCTTTCGATCCGAAGACGCCGGCGAATCGTGGACACAGGTTTCTCCAATCGGATCACAGAAACTTTTCGTCTCGCCCGACTTTGATGAAGACGGATTGGTCTATTCCATGGACGCCGGCGGACGGTTACACCGATCGATCGACGAGGGGCAAACGTTCGAGCCGACCAAACTGGGACTTGACGGCAAGTACATCGACAACCTGACCTTCTCGCCGCGCTATGCCGACGACCAAACTCTGTTCGCATCCACCTTTGGCGAAGGTGTATTCCGATCGCAAGACGCCGGCAGGTCGTGGAGCCACTTTGGTCTGAGAGGGAAATGGCTGTATAGCGGTCCGGCGTTCTCAAGCGGTGACGGCGACGATTCTGTGTTCTTCGCACCGACTGTCGATGGCATCTATCGTTCGACCGATGATGGCCGATCCTGGAGCAATGTCTTACGAACGATTCAGCGACTGCCGAAAGTGCCGTTGCTGACGCTGCGCGATCCGAACGGGAAGGAGATCCCGCTGACGTTTGGTACGCCGGAAGAAATGAAACGCTACGACGCGTACGACGCGGAAGTGGGCGACGTGATCTTTGCAAGAACGCCAAACCTTTTCCAGAAGATCAAGAGTCCGCATGCATATCTGGCGTCGTACTACAAGTTCCGCGCAAACCCCGGTTACGCCGTCGAAATCCATTTTTACGGCACGGGGGTCGAGTACAAATGTGTGCAGAGTGCTGACTTGGGAATCGTTGACATCGAACTGGATGGCAAACCGCAGGGACAGTTTGACCTTTACAGCGAACGTGATCGGTTCGACGTTACGGGTTACGAACGACAAAACCTGAAGCAGGACTATCACGTGCTTCGGATCGTCGCGACCGGAGAAAAGAACCAGGAATCAAGCGGAACGGCGATGACGTTCAACGCAGCAAACATCACAAACGATTAA
- a CDS encoding sigma-70 family RNA polymerase sigma factor yields MNSESDDETVQVFSRLLVANQRRIYGFILTLVHDRAAAEDILQDVSALLWQKFDKFERGTDFAAWGMAVSRLTILNWRRKQKSVPLPLDDQQFSLLADEAVAVSCEADARHEAMQRCLQKVDPSGRELLTARFEMAQSVTSIADQLGRSRVAIYKRLNRIQSMLLDCINETLRTEGVQ; encoded by the coding sequence ATGAACTCAGAAAGCGATGACGAAACGGTCCAAGTGTTCTCTCGCCTGTTGGTTGCCAATCAGCGGCGCATCTATGGATTCATTCTTACGCTGGTCCACGACCGTGCCGCTGCCGAAGACATTCTTCAGGATGTCAGCGCTTTGCTGTGGCAAAAGTTTGACAAGTTTGAACGCGGCACCGACTTCGCCGCGTGGGGAATGGCCGTTTCTCGATTGACGATATTGAACTGGAGACGAAAACAGAAGTCTGTCCCACTTCCGCTGGACGATCAGCAATTCTCGTTGCTGGCCGACGAAGCGGTCGCGGTCAGTTGTGAGGCCGATGCAAGACACGAAGCGATGCAACGGTGTTTGCAAAAGGTCGATCCGTCGGGACGCGAGTTGCTGACCGCAAGATTCGAAATGGCGCAAAGCGTCACGTCCATTGCCGATCAACTGGGACGAAGCCGCGTCGCGATTTACAAGAGGCTGAATCGAATTCAATCGATGCTACTTGATTGCATCAATGAAACACTTCGAACCGAGGGCGTGCAATGA
- a CDS encoding LamG-like jellyroll fold domain-containing protein codes for MSQSAGDWNRFDELVGSLREDDLSDDQSAELQHLLDSKPGARRRFAELMQLTAMLSDDAPSGGSAATPFASPKIARKQTNPWNRQAVAMALAICAAILLIVFWPGVPDRQAESLATELLDEGVAVVTQSYDARWSGQTQLTVGSSVSPGKVTLESGLIQLEFYRGAVLVVEGPAELEFISADRLICHRGRLRARVPPQAEGFTVLSPNVELVDLGTEFGMDVASDGSASVHVFDGKVELYKSGTHRALATRLEFGENESAVIEADGEIVQSQDAAVDFVSTSKLSELSGMRDAARLRQWQVGQSQKSNDPRVILHYGFAKEEPSGRMLQSHLTQRGKRDGAIIGCRWTEGRWPGKDALEFKHPGDRIRLQIPGQYDSLTYSAWVRIDGLDRPFIALMLTNGYEVGEAHWQMRDDGRLLLGVKTPDGHVAYDSKPILNIKHLGRWTHLATVYDSRARKVSHFINGSRVGSSPIQTENFKLRFGETEIGNWGTPMEYSPQKIRNFNGKIDELTLFDAALSQAEIQSLYQSGRP; via the coding sequence ATGAGTCAGTCCGCTGGTGATTGGAATCGATTCGATGAACTTGTCGGATCGCTCCGCGAAGACGATTTATCGGATGATCAGTCCGCTGAATTGCAACACTTGTTGGATTCCAAACCCGGGGCGCGTCGACGATTCGCGGAGCTGATGCAATTGACCGCGATGCTTAGCGATGACGCTCCGTCCGGCGGTTCGGCTGCAACACCTTTCGCGTCGCCAAAAATTGCGAGGAAACAAACCAATCCATGGAATCGGCAGGCTGTTGCGATGGCGCTGGCGATTTGTGCCGCAATTCTGTTGATCGTGTTTTGGCCCGGCGTCCCGGACAGGCAAGCCGAATCGCTTGCCACTGAACTGCTGGACGAAGGCGTTGCCGTCGTCACGCAAAGCTACGACGCGCGTTGGTCCGGTCAAACCCAACTGACCGTGGGATCCAGTGTTTCGCCCGGCAAGGTCACGTTGGAATCGGGGCTCATTCAACTTGAATTCTATCGCGGAGCAGTGCTGGTGGTGGAAGGCCCGGCGGAATTGGAATTCATCAGTGCCGACCGTCTGATTTGTCATCGTGGACGACTGCGGGCTCGTGTTCCACCGCAAGCGGAGGGATTCACCGTGCTTTCGCCCAATGTGGAGCTAGTGGATCTGGGCACGGAGTTTGGAATGGATGTGGCCAGCGATGGCAGTGCATCGGTTCATGTATTCGACGGCAAGGTTGAACTGTACAAGTCGGGCACGCATCGTGCGTTGGCAACGCGATTGGAATTTGGCGAAAACGAGAGCGCCGTCATTGAGGCCGATGGCGAGATTGTTCAGTCGCAGGATGCTGCGGTCGACTTTGTTTCCACCTCAAAGCTTTCCGAACTATCAGGCATGCGAGACGCCGCTCGACTGAGGCAATGGCAGGTTGGCCAATCGCAAAAGTCGAATGACCCAAGAGTGATCCTGCATTACGGCTTTGCCAAAGAAGAGCCTTCGGGGCGCATGTTGCAAAGCCATCTTACCCAACGTGGAAAGCGTGATGGTGCAATCATCGGTTGCCGCTGGACCGAAGGTCGCTGGCCCGGCAAGGACGCGTTGGAATTCAAGCACCCCGGTGACCGAATTCGTTTGCAGATTCCTGGCCAATACGATTCCCTGACTTACTCGGCATGGGTCCGAATCGACGGCCTCGACCGTCCTTTCATCGCCTTGATGCTGACCAACGGCTATGAAGTTGGTGAAGCGCACTGGCAAATGCGTGACGATGGACGGCTGCTGTTGGGTGTCAAAACTCCCGATGGCCACGTCGCCTACGACTCGAAACCGATTCTTAACATCAAGCACCTGGGACGCTGGACGCACTTGGCAACGGTGTACGACAGCCGGGCTCGGAAGGTGAGCCACTTTATCAACGGAAGCCGCGTCGGATCATCGCCGATCCAAACGGAGAACTTCAAGCTGCGTTTCGGGGAAACCGAGATCGGAAACTGGGGTACGCCGATGGAGTACAGCCCTCAAAAGATCCGCAACTTCAACGGCAAAATCGACGAGTTGACCCTGTTCGACGCTGCGTTATCGCAGGCAGAAATTCAATCGCTTTACCAGAGCGGACGCCCCTGA
- a CDS encoding sigma-54-dependent transcriptional regulator, which yields MPNEKTLLIVDDEASQRELLAGFLTDCGFATRLADSGEEALKIVTNSPPDLVLLDVRLPGISGIEALGKIRETSPTLPVLLITAHADVHQAVDSIKRGADDYLAKPIDLEELRTAISDLLAQPTAHPGDLPPLPDNIVAASGAMKSVLQTVAAVAVSDAPILITGESGSGKEVIADLLHRWSDRASGPLVIANCGALTETLTESELFGHASGAFTGASHAREGYFRSADGGTLFLDEIGELPLSLQPKLLRVLESGHMQPVGSDQSVNVDVRLVAATHRDLESAVQKSEFREDLFYRINVVELRVPPLRDRRDDIAPLAKAFASGFAHRPVRLSPQTTQCLLSYSWPGNVRELRNAIQRACLLCRGDLVMPQHLPPKIAKPHASESDPSDGQRLSQVERATILATLDECQGNRTRAAEKLGISRRGLINKLRSIEKEH from the coding sequence ATGCCGAATGAAAAGACGCTCTTGATCGTCGACGACGAAGCTTCGCAGCGTGAACTGTTGGCGGGCTTTTTGACGGATTGTGGCTTTGCAACCCGCTTGGCCGACTCGGGGGAAGAAGCCCTCAAGATCGTTACGAACTCGCCACCGGATCTTGTCTTGCTGGACGTTCGCTTGCCGGGGATCAGCGGCATCGAGGCGCTTGGCAAGATCCGTGAGACCTCTCCGACTCTTCCCGTGCTGTTGATTACCGCCCATGCCGATGTGCACCAAGCCGTTGATTCCATCAAACGGGGCGCAGACGATTATCTGGCCAAGCCAATTGACCTGGAAGAGCTTCGAACGGCGATTTCTGATTTACTGGCGCAGCCCACGGCGCACCCAGGCGACCTTCCGCCACTTCCAGACAACATTGTCGCTGCCAGCGGGGCGATGAAATCCGTTTTGCAAACGGTTGCCGCTGTCGCGGTATCCGACGCGCCGATTTTGATTACTGGTGAGAGCGGTTCCGGGAAAGAGGTCATCGCCGATTTGCTGCATCGGTGGAGCGACCGTGCATCGGGGCCACTGGTCATCGCCAACTGTGGTGCGCTGACGGAAACGTTGACCGAGAGCGAGTTGTTCGGGCACGCCTCGGGTGCATTCACTGGTGCATCCCATGCTCGCGAGGGCTACTTTCGCTCGGCCGATGGTGGCACGTTGTTCCTGGACGAAATCGGTGAGCTTCCGCTGTCGCTGCAACCCAAGCTGCTGCGAGTCTTGGAATCAGGACACATGCAACCGGTCGGCAGCGATCAGTCGGTCAACGTCGATGTCCGCTTGGTCGCCGCAACGCATCGCGACCTTGAATCGGCCGTGCAGAAGAGCGAGTTTCGAGAAGACTTGTTCTACCGAATCAACGTGGTGGAGTTGCGTGTCCCGCCGTTGCGAGATCGACGCGATGATATCGCTCCACTGGCAAAAGCATTCGCCAGTGGTTTCGCCCACCGACCCGTGCGATTGTCACCGCAAACGACGCAGTGCCTGCTGAGCTATTCGTGGCCCGGCAATGTACGCGAATTGCGAAACGCAATTCAGCGTGCTTGTCTATTGTGCCGCGGCGACCTGGTCATGCCTCAACACCTTCCCCCGAAAATTGCGAAGCCGCACGCATCGGAATCCGATCCCAGTGACGGTCAGCGGCTTTCGCAAGTCGAACGCGCGACGATTTTGGCGACGTTGGATGAGTGCCAAGGGAATCGGACTCGCGCCGCAGAAAAGCTGGGTATCAGCCGCCGCGGGCTGATCAACAAACTCCGGTCCATCGAAAAAGAACATTGA
- a CDS encoding sensor histidine kinase codes for MTKNFRSSWIVLTLVWLAFLLWQFFSWRHERGLIEETVHQQAQSVASALTGGIRSHRRLGRFVQFQLSVILDALASTPDVLAVEILNAERETLVGAGEVERLHSDEPLIPGGSWQPSGYRLVERVTIEPSTAAEPGDSFGPGLGGFRQGRGGFWAERVEDENESFDLLRREGGQIVAVLLLDRTRADALQTGAIWSHCITSVAGGLVLLGLGLALRGNLKLIAERNRSELLRLEAQHYRDMGQSAAGLAHETRNPLGTIRGWAERLASTDNDSETRKRQASLLVEECDRVTARINEFLTFTKPYQPKPECVDFRDLIAELAMLLEPDLESKSLNLVCSNNATSTWIRADRELLRQALFNLVQNAIHASPNGRDVEIRQVSAANGKCRIEVADRGSGVTADQAPSLFTPYFTTRSLGTGLGLAIVRKIAVTQGWSATYRDRDGEGSVFALEGVEYAE; via the coding sequence ATGACCAAAAATTTTCGTAGCAGTTGGATCGTGCTGACGCTCGTTTGGTTGGCATTTTTGCTTTGGCAATTTTTCTCGTGGCGTCACGAACGCGGGTTGATCGAGGAAACCGTCCACCAACAGGCTCAATCGGTTGCCAGTGCGCTGACTGGCGGAATTCGTTCGCACCGACGATTGGGCCGGTTCGTCCAGTTTCAACTCAGTGTCATCCTGGACGCACTGGCGTCGACTCCCGACGTGCTGGCGGTGGAGATCCTGAACGCCGAGAGGGAAACACTCGTCGGTGCAGGAGAGGTGGAAAGATTGCACTCGGATGAACCATTGATTCCCGGCGGATCCTGGCAACCGTCTGGGTATCGCCTGGTCGAACGAGTGACCATTGAACCCTCAACGGCCGCCGAGCCAGGGGATTCCTTCGGTCCCGGCCTTGGCGGTTTTCGCCAGGGGCGTGGGGGATTCTGGGCAGAGCGTGTCGAAGATGAAAACGAATCCTTTGATTTGCTTCGTCGCGAAGGCGGGCAAATCGTGGCCGTGCTATTGCTTGATCGCACGCGAGCCGATGCGCTGCAGACCGGTGCGATTTGGTCGCACTGCATCACGTCGGTCGCCGGCGGTTTAGTGCTACTGGGACTGGGCCTCGCGTTGCGTGGCAATCTAAAGCTGATTGCAGAGCGGAATCGTTCCGAACTGCTTCGGTTGGAAGCACAGCATTACCGCGACATGGGACAGTCCGCAGCCGGCTTGGCCCATGAAACCCGAAACCCGCTGGGCACCATCCGCGGCTGGGCAGAACGACTCGCATCGACGGATAATGACAGCGAAACTCGCAAGCGGCAAGCAAGCTTACTGGTGGAAGAATGCGATCGCGTGACCGCCAGAATCAATGAGTTTTTGACCTTCACCAAACCCTATCAGCCGAAACCAGAGTGTGTTGATTTTCGCGATTTGATTGCGGAACTTGCCATGCTGTTGGAGCCGGATCTGGAATCGAAATCACTCAATCTGGTGTGTTCCAACAATGCGACGTCGACGTGGATTCGTGCCGATCGCGAACTGTTGCGTCAAGCACTGTTCAATCTTGTGCAAAATGCGATTCACGCCTCACCGAATGGCCGTGACGTCGAGATTCGTCAGGTCAGTGCAGCAAATGGCAAGTGCCGGATCGAAGTCGCTGATCGTGGCTCGGGTGTGACCGCCGATCAAGCACCATCGCTGTTCACTCCTTACTTCACCACACGGTCATTGGGCACCGGCTTAGGTTTGGCCATCGTACGAAAGATCGCAGTGACCCAAGGTTGGTCTGCGACCTATCGCGACCGCGACGGTGAAGGATCCGTTTTTGCACTGGAGGGCGTTGAGTATGCCGAATGA
- a CDS encoding DUF4405 domain-containing protein gives MSTAATPLGPSVPASTGSLPSNRSTRAKANSAVDRPFSLRGFTSMLMMIGLVGLLLTGFVLFIAPRGRFANWNDWAVLGLSRQQWISLHINASVAFTVLSIIHLFMNWSRLVGYIKRRSKLQVNMKRELAAALAITLTITLATILNLSPISLPMELRGEIRNSWERPTIQSAEVSLQESVGSSQP, from the coding sequence ATGTCAACCGCAGCCACACCATTAGGTCCGTCTGTACCTGCTTCGACTGGAAGCCTCCCCTCTAATCGTTCGACCAGAGCCAAGGCCAACTCGGCGGTCGATCGGCCGTTCAGCTTGCGAGGCTTCACGTCGATGTTAATGATGATCGGCTTGGTGGGACTGTTGCTGACAGGGTTTGTTTTATTCATCGCCCCGCGCGGGCGATTCGCCAATTGGAATGATTGGGCCGTGCTGGGACTGAGCCGGCAACAATGGATCTCACTTCACATCAATGCCAGCGTTGCCTTTACGGTCTTGTCGATCATCCACCTGTTCATGAACTGGTCGCGCTTGGTCGGTTACATCAAGCGCAGGTCAAAGCTGCAAGTCAACATGAAACGCGAACTAGCGGCGGCGTTGGCCATCACGTTGACGATCACATTGGCGACGATCTTGAATCTAAGTCCAATTAGCCTGCCGATGGAACTCCGCGGAGAAATCCGCAACTCCTGGGAGCGTCCTACGATTCAGTCCGCAGAAGTCTCGCTTCAAGAAAGTGTTGGCAGTTCCCAACCCTGA
- a CDS encoding MDR family oxidoreductase produces MTFNAIVVEQSGEDSVSASVQALTEDQLPEGNVTVRVDYSTVNYKDGLCMRPKNGLVRQYPHVPGVDFAGTVQTSSDSRYKPGDQVVLTGWRVGEIHWGGLSQKARVNADWLVPLPDGLSTKQAMAVGTAGIAAMLAVNALEDHGMTPNQGPVLVTGAAGGVGSIATTILGHLGYEVAAVTGRPETADYLLSLGASRIVERNELDHVTKRPLESETWAGCVDAVGGEMLARILGQLKYGASVAAVGLAGGAKLPASVIPFLLRGVNLLGIDSVMQPFDARMRAWQRIAKDLPMDKVQTTIRLATLADVPQLGEDILDGQVKGRVVVDVNA; encoded by the coding sequence ATGACATTCAATGCGATCGTCGTTGAACAGTCCGGTGAAGATAGCGTCAGTGCTTCCGTCCAAGCCTTGACCGAAGATCAGTTGCCCGAAGGCAATGTGACCGTTCGCGTGGACTATTCGACCGTCAATTACAAGGACGGGCTTTGCATGAGGCCCAAGAACGGTCTGGTTCGGCAGTATCCCCATGTGCCGGGCGTTGACTTTGCGGGGACCGTGCAGACATCCAGCGATTCACGATACAAGCCTGGCGATCAAGTCGTCTTGACGGGATGGCGCGTTGGTGAAATCCATTGGGGCGGTCTGTCGCAAAAGGCCCGCGTCAACGCCGATTGGTTGGTGCCGTTGCCGGATGGATTATCGACGAAGCAAGCCATGGCCGTGGGTACCGCCGGGATCGCCGCCATGCTGGCCGTCAATGCATTGGAAGACCATGGGATGACCCCCAACCAGGGACCCGTTTTGGTCACCGGTGCCGCCGGCGGCGTCGGGTCCATTGCCACGACGATCCTGGGTCATCTCGGTTACGAAGTCGCCGCGGTGACGGGCCGGCCGGAAACCGCCGACTATCTTCTTTCGTTGGGGGCAAGTCGCATTGTCGAACGAAACGAATTGGACCACGTGACCAAGCGGCCATTGGAATCGGAGACTTGGGCGGGGTGCGTCGACGCGGTCGGTGGTGAAATGCTGGCCCGCATCTTGGGGCAGTTGAAATACGGCGCTTCGGTCGCCGCAGTCGGGCTAGCCGGTGGCGCGAAGCTGCCCGCCAGTGTGATTCCGTTCTTGCTTCGTGGTGTCAACCTTTTGGGAATCGACAGTGTGATGCAACCGTTTGATGCCCGGATGCGAGCTTGGCAGCGAATTGCTAAAGATTTGCCAATGGACAAAGTGCAAACGACCATTCGGCTGGCAACTCTGGCGGATGTTCCCCAACTGGGCGAAGACATTCTTGACGGACAAGTCAAAGGACGTGTCGTGGTCGATGTGAACGCTTAA
- a CDS encoding LLM class oxidoreductase yields MNVKDGMPTVLNEIQTEFETINRGYNDVFRSGRLSLGLVVPIENHGAASVPQMHRHIERVRLAESLGFAAIWLRDVPFNVPSFGDAGQNYDPFVYLGLLAGATDRIALGVASVILPLRHPAHVAKAGATADVLSGGRLILGIASGDRPEEYPALNMPFADRGARFRESFAYIRQMSDRYPRFDNHFGRSLGNMDMLPKPTAGKLPMLITGGSQQSSEWLMRNGDGWMTYPRSASAMAHAIDQWRQGLRDSGRPNQPVMQPLYIDLAEDPDAEPRAIHLGFRLGVNALLDYLRKRQAMGVNHVALNLRFNQADVETTLSRLADDVLPEFSERSKPSGH; encoded by the coding sequence ATGAACGTGAAAGACGGCATGCCAACGGTACTGAACGAAATTCAGACGGAATTCGAGACGATCAATCGTGGCTACAACGATGTTTTCCGCTCCGGCCGACTGAGTCTTGGTTTGGTCGTGCCGATCGAAAACCACGGCGCAGCGTCTGTGCCCCAGATGCACCGCCACATCGAACGTGTGCGGCTTGCGGAATCGCTGGGGTTCGCGGCAATCTGGCTGCGGGACGTTCCCTTCAATGTGCCCTCGTTCGGTGATGCGGGACAGAACTATGACCCCTTCGTGTACCTGGGCCTGCTGGCGGGAGCCACGGATCGGATTGCGTTGGGCGTTGCCAGCGTGATTCTGCCGCTTCGACATCCGGCGCACGTGGCCAAAGCTGGGGCGACCGCCGATGTGCTTTCCGGTGGACGTCTGATCTTGGGCATCGCATCGGGCGACCGCCCCGAAGAATACCCAGCATTGAATATGCCGTTTGCGGATCGGGGCGCCAGGTTTCGTGAAAGCTTTGCCTACATCCGTCAAATGAGCGATCGTTATCCGCGATTCGACAATCACTTTGGTCGTTCGCTTGGCAACATGGACATGCTTCCCAAGCCGACCGCGGGAAAGCTACCCATGTTGATTACCGGTGGAAGTCAACAGAGTTCCGAATGGTTGATGCGAAATGGTGACGGTTGGATGACCTATCCCCGTTCGGCCAGTGCGATGGCACACGCAATCGATCAGTGGCGTCAAGGTCTTCGGGATTCCGGGCGTCCCAATCAGCCGGTCATGCAGCCGTTGTATATCGACTTGGCCGAAGACCCCGATGCGGAGCCGCGGGCGATTCATTTGGGCTTCCGATTAGGAGTCAATGCCTTGCTCGATTACCTACGAAAACGCCAAGCGATGGGCGTGAACCACGTCGCCTTGAATCTGCGTTTCAACCAAGCCGACGTCGAAACAACGCTGTCGCGTTTGGCCGATGATGTCTTGCCCGAATTCTCGGAACGGTCCAAACCATCTGGCCACTGA
- a CDS encoding metallophosphoesterase, with translation MSKHFDIIGDIHGHADALRRLLTELGYHRHGDGFRHRDRTVLFVGDFIDRGPAIADVLRIVRATIDAGDGLAVMGNHEFNAIAFHTCIPGTNNRWFRERSSKNCHQHKSTLDQLSANELSDAVAWFSTLPVAIEIDGVRVVHAAWQASQIEIIRHSLQTFGRFTVEFLSEAMRPSRDLHAAIENVLKGPELALPAGRHIVDKSGQKRNTVRVKWYEAFTGQTCRDFHLGSDDVPDVTIDSADVHCPFGYPPDAAPVFMGHYWLTGTPNPLASNVACTDYSVAKGGKLVAYRWDGESELSSKKFCWVSS, from the coding sequence TTGTCCAAGCACTTTGACATCATCGGTGACATTCACGGACACGCCGATGCGTTACGCCGCCTGTTGACGGAACTTGGATACCACCGACACGGTGATGGTTTTCGTCACCGCGATCGTACCGTACTTTTCGTCGGCGACTTCATCGATCGCGGTCCGGCCATCGCCGATGTACTGCGGATTGTGCGTGCGACAATCGACGCCGGCGACGGACTGGCGGTGATGGGCAACCACGAATTCAATGCCATCGCATTCCACACTTGCATCCCAGGCACAAACAATCGCTGGTTTCGCGAACGTTCATCGAAAAATTGCCATCAACACAAGTCCACTTTGGATCAGTTGTCCGCCAACGAGTTGTCCGACGCGGTCGCCTGGTTTTCAACGCTTCCTGTGGCTATCGAGATCGATGGAGTTCGTGTGGTGCATGCGGCTTGGCAAGCATCGCAGATCGAAATCATCCGACATTCGCTCCAGACGTTCGGGAGGTTCACGGTTGAGTTTTTGTCCGAAGCGATGCGTCCTTCCAGAGACCTGCACGCCGCAATCGAGAACGTGTTGAAGGGCCCGGAATTGGCCCTGCCGGCGGGTCGTCACATCGTGGACAAGTCCGGCCAGAAACGGAACACCGTCCGAGTGAAGTGGTACGAGGCGTTCACGGGTCAAACCTGTCGCGATTTCCACCTAGGTTCCGACGACGTTCCCGACGTCACAATCGATTCCGCGGATGTGCATTGCCCGTTTGGGTACCCGCCCGATGCTGCGCCGGTGTTTATGGGACATTACTGGCTAACCGGTACACCCAATCCCTTGGCCAGTAACGTGGCATGCACCGACTACAGTGTCGCCAAAGGTGGAAAGCTGGTGGCGTACCGATGGGACGGAGAGTCCGAATTGTCATCGAAGAAGTTTTGCTGGGTTTCCTCGTAA